One Dromiciops gliroides isolate mDroGli1 chromosome 3, mDroGli1.pri, whole genome shotgun sequence DNA segment encodes these proteins:
- the LOC122749472 gene encoding small nuclear ribonucleoprotein F-like → MSLLLNPKPFLNGLTGKPVMVKLKWGMEYKGYLVSVDGYMNMQLANTEQYIDGALSGHLGEVLIRCNNVLYIRGVEEEEEDGEMRE, encoded by the coding sequence ATGAGTTTACTCCTGAACCCCAAACCGTTCCTGAATGGACTGACAGGGAAACCAGTGATGGTGAAGCTTAAGTGGGGAATGGAGTACAAAGGTTACCTGGTGTCTGTAGATGGCTACATGAACATGCAACTTGCAAATACAGAACAATACATAGATGGTGCATTGTCTGGACACCTTGGTGAAGTTTTAATAAGGTGCAATAATGTCCTTTACATCAGAGgtgttgaagaagaagaagaagatggcgAAATGAGAGAATAG